A single genomic interval of Eleutherodactylus coqui strain aEleCoq1 chromosome 3, aEleCoq1.hap1, whole genome shotgun sequence harbors:
- the AKR1A1 gene encoding aldo-keto reductase family 1 member A1 isoform X1: protein MCFLLTRSSCCILGSFQFRTFSLKVNMASAVLHETLHTGQKMPIIGLGTWKSAPGQVKDAIKYALGIGYRHIDCASVYGNETEVGEGIKEGLGSDPGLKREDIFVTSKMWNNKHHPDDAEGALKSTLKDLQLDYLDLYLMHWPYAFKRGDDIFPQNPDGSLQYDYTDYKDTWKAMEKLVEKGLTKAIGLSNFNKRQIDDILSVAAVKPAVLQVECHPYLPQNELLAHCHKNGLVFTGYSPLGSPDRSWRKPEDPVLLEEPCILEMAKKYCRSEAQILLRWQVQRRVVTIPKSVTPSRILQNFQVFDFSLTEEEMKRIGGLNRNRRYIIPLNTVAGKSVPRDAGHPQYPFNDPY, encoded by the exons atgtgttttttgctgACACGCTCCTCCTGCTGCATCCTGGGAAGTTTCCAGTTCAGGACTTTTAGT CTGAAGGTGAACATGGCGTCGGCGGTTCTACACGAGACCTTGCACACCGGCCAGAAGATGCCGATCATTGGACTTGGCACCTGGAAGAGCGCACCTGGCCAG GTGAAAGATGCCATAAAATACGCACTTGGCATTGGATACCGCCACATAGACTGCGCCTCTGTGTACGGGAACGAGACAGAAGTGGGCGAAGGCATCAAAGAGGGTCTCGGCTCGGATCCG GGGTtaaagagagaagacatattcGTCACCTCCAAGATGTGGAACAACAAGCATCACCCAGATGATGCGGAAGGAGCCCTGAAGAGCACCCTGAAAGACCTGCAGCTCGACTACCTGGACTTGTACCTCATGCACTGGCCCTATGCCTTCAA GAGAGGAGATGATATCTTTCCACAAAACCCAGATGGCTCTCTGCAGTACGACTACACCGACTACAAGGACACGTGGAAGGCCATGGAGAAGCTGGTGGAGAAGGGACTGACCAAAGCCATCGGTCTGTCCAACTTCAACAAGAGGCAGATTGATGACATCCTGAGCGTCGCCGCGGTGAAACCGGCCGTGCTGCAG GTGGAGTGTCACCCGTACCTGCCTCAGAACGAGCTCCTCGCTCACTGTCACAAGAATGGTCTCGTCTTTACCGGTTACAGTCCGCTCGGATCGCCGGATCGCAGCTGGAGGAAACCTGAGGATCCGGTTCTGCTGGAGGAGCCCTGCATCCTGGAGATGGCGAAGAAATACTGCAGATCCGAGGCCCAGATCCTCCTCAG GTGGCAGGTGCAGAGGAGAGTCGTCACCATCCCAAAAAGCGTCACGCCTTCCCGCATCCTGCAGAATTTTCAG GTCTTTGATTTCTCCTTAACAGAAGAGGAGATGAAGCGGATTGGAGGCCTCAACCGGAACCGGAGATACATCATCCCCCTGAACACC GTTGCCGGGAAGTCGGTTCCCCGGGACGCCGGACACCCCCAGTATCCGTTCAATGACCCGTATTAG
- the AKR1A1 gene encoding aldo-keto reductase family 1 member A1 isoform X2 encodes MASAVLHETLHTGQKMPIIGLGTWKSAPGQVKDAIKYALGIGYRHIDCASVYGNETEVGEGIKEGLGSDPGLKREDIFVTSKMWNNKHHPDDAEGALKSTLKDLQLDYLDLYLMHWPYAFKRGDDIFPQNPDGSLQYDYTDYKDTWKAMEKLVEKGLTKAIGLSNFNKRQIDDILSVAAVKPAVLQVECHPYLPQNELLAHCHKNGLVFTGYSPLGSPDRSWRKPEDPVLLEEPCILEMAKKYCRSEAQILLRWQVQRRVVTIPKSVTPSRILQNFQVFDFSLTEEEMKRIGGLNRNRRYIIPLNTVAGKSVPRDAGHPQYPFNDPY; translated from the exons ATGGCGTCGGCGGTTCTACACGAGACCTTGCACACCGGCCAGAAGATGCCGATCATTGGACTTGGCACCTGGAAGAGCGCACCTGGCCAG GTGAAAGATGCCATAAAATACGCACTTGGCATTGGATACCGCCACATAGACTGCGCCTCTGTGTACGGGAACGAGACAGAAGTGGGCGAAGGCATCAAAGAGGGTCTCGGCTCGGATCCG GGGTtaaagagagaagacatattcGTCACCTCCAAGATGTGGAACAACAAGCATCACCCAGATGATGCGGAAGGAGCCCTGAAGAGCACCCTGAAAGACCTGCAGCTCGACTACCTGGACTTGTACCTCATGCACTGGCCCTATGCCTTCAA GAGAGGAGATGATATCTTTCCACAAAACCCAGATGGCTCTCTGCAGTACGACTACACCGACTACAAGGACACGTGGAAGGCCATGGAGAAGCTGGTGGAGAAGGGACTGACCAAAGCCATCGGTCTGTCCAACTTCAACAAGAGGCAGATTGATGACATCCTGAGCGTCGCCGCGGTGAAACCGGCCGTGCTGCAG GTGGAGTGTCACCCGTACCTGCCTCAGAACGAGCTCCTCGCTCACTGTCACAAGAATGGTCTCGTCTTTACCGGTTACAGTCCGCTCGGATCGCCGGATCGCAGCTGGAGGAAACCTGAGGATCCGGTTCTGCTGGAGGAGCCCTGCATCCTGGAGATGGCGAAGAAATACTGCAGATCCGAGGCCCAGATCCTCCTCAG GTGGCAGGTGCAGAGGAGAGTCGTCACCATCCCAAAAAGCGTCACGCCTTCCCGCATCCTGCAGAATTTTCAG GTCTTTGATTTCTCCTTAACAGAAGAGGAGATGAAGCGGATTGGAGGCCTCAACCGGAACCGGAGATACATCATCCCCCTGAACACC GTTGCCGGGAAGTCGGTTCCCCGGGACGCCGGACACCCCCAGTATCCGTTCAATGACCCGTATTAG